From Faecalicatena sp. Marseille-Q4148:
TGTCCCGGAAAGACCGCCCGCTGCAAGGTCTGCCTGTTCCGTATCCGGATAAAGTTCTATTACACGGTTGTATTTTTCTTTCGCCTTTTCTGTATTGCCGGAGGCAAGATATGCATCTGCCAATGCAAGAAGCGCGTCTCCGTCTTTATAGTCTTCTGTCATAGCAATAATTTCTTCCAGAGCTGCAATTTCTCCTTCCGAATTCTCATCAGCGTGATAATTAGCTGCTTCACTGTAAAGCTTACTGCACACACTCGGATAGATCTTGCCGGCAAGTCTTGTATAATCAGCGCTTCCGGTCTCTCCCAGTACGGATGCATTTACCGTTCTCAGGACCTCAGCCATATCTGCATAACTATAGTCTCCTGATGCATATTGATCTGATACTTTCAGTAATGCCTCATAACTTTCCTGAGCAGAAGCTGCCGCTGCTTTCGCTGCTTCCGTTTCGTCCTGATCTGCCCTGTATTCTTCAAGCTGTGTCTTTAACGCACTTACCTGCGCTTTCTGTGCCGCAATCTCCTGACTATAGGCTGCTGCTGTTCTTGTCACATTTGACGCCTTCGCCGCATTTACAGTCGGAACAACCAGAAACCATACAAAGGCTGCTCCAATCAAGATTCCCACGAAAATATTCATAATCATCATTGATGGCGGCATATCTTTCATTACAGAGGCAGCCGGCTGGATAATCGTTTCATTTCCTACCTGGTATGTAACCGTCTTCTCCTTTTCTTCTCTTTGGCCGGCCTGCTTCCCATTGCCAAACAGCTTTAGCTCATGCAAGTATCGAAGCGTGAGCGGATCTGTTGTATCAAGGCGCTGCGCTCTTCTCAGCATCTGTTTCGCCTTTGCCGGCTGTCCGGTATGAAGATAGATTAACCCAAGAAGCTGAAATGCCTTTACAAAAGATGGATGTTCCGTTACAGCCTTGCGAAGCTCAATGACTGCCACATCTTCATTCCCCTGAAAGCAATGCGTAATACTCTGATTGTATTTCTTCACAGCATCATTGATTGTCTCTAACTGCCCTGCCGAATCCTGTACTTTACGGATATAATATTCAGCGATATTCTCATGTGCCTGAAAACTTTTGCTGATGATCCATTCCACCAGTGCCTCTGACACTTCTCCCCGGCCATAGTACACAAGCCCAAGAAGATTTCTCGCCTGCGTATTCGCCCTGTTATATTGTAAACTTCTTCGCAGAGACGCGATCGCTCCGGACAGATCTCTGATCTGTGCCTTTTTCAGTCCATCATTATACCAGTAATTCGACTGACGGATAAGTCTCTTTTGATATTCCACTTGTATTCCCCACAATCTTTCTGATTCACTATTTCGTCTGGTGCATCATTTCCCGCAGAAGATCAGACATATCCGTGAGGTCTTCCTCATATACGGCCTCTTCGATCTCTTCTACTTCTAAACTCGGTTTAAATTTCTTTAATTCTTCTTCAAAGTCAAGCATGTTATTTTCCTCCTAACAGCTCTTTGAGCATACCAATCAGATACAGTGAGCCCAGACAGTAGAGCTCCCCGTTCTCCCCTTTTTCTTTACAGGCATATGAAAAAGCCTGCTGATAATCTTCGATTACTTTTACCGGACAATCGGTCTCTTCCTTGAATATCCGGCAAAGTTCTTCCGGACTTGCCGCCCGTTGATCTTTAATCTCCGTAATAACAAATACATCTGCACAGCCCGCTCCTGCAAGAAGCCGAATCATATGTTCATAGTCCTTATCCTGTACTGCCGAAAAAAGGATTACTCGTTTTCCCCGCTTTTCTTTTGCCGAAACAGACTCTGCAAAGGCCTTGACTGCACCAAGATTATGCGCCCCATCCAGAAAAATTTCCGGTTTCACTTCTTCCATTCTTCCTGCCCAGTGTACTCCGGCAAGGGCTTTCTGCCATCTGTCAAGATGCTTTTCTTCTTTCCACAAACTTCGCATCGCCTCTAATGCCAGCATGGCATTCATTGGCTGGTACAACGCTGTTGTGGACAAGTGCCATACGGTAGTTTCATAATACGCACTCACACTTGAAAATGCAATATCTTTTCCTGCAGTTTTTTGAATTTCGTACGCATTTTTCGTGATTTCTCTACAAGGTGCTCCGAGTTCTCTAACTCTGTCTCTTATTACTTTGGCGCCTTCTTCACAGTTCCCGTCAAAAATTACCGGAACTCCCGGTTTTATGATTCCTGCTTTCTCTGCTGCTATTTCAGTCATTGTCTCTCCAAGAATCTCTGTGTGATCCAAACTGATAGACGTAATAATAGAAATAACAGGATTGCCGATCGCATTGGTAGCGTCCAGCCTTCCGCCAAGTCCTGTTTCAAGAATAATATATTCTACACCGCTTTCTGCAAAAATATCCATTCCCATTCCAAAAAGAAATTCAAAAAAAGTCGGATGTGCGATTCCTTCTTCCTGCATTTTCTTTACTGCGTTTCGCACCCTCTCAAAACTTTCCAAAAAGACTTCATCTGCAACCGCCTGTCCATTCACACAGATTCTCTCATTCATCTTTACAAGATGAGGCGAAGTAAACATTCCAACTGTCTTTCCTTCTGACAATAGAAGCGCCTGCAGATAGGCACAAACGGAACCTTTTCCATTTGTGCCTGCAATGTGAAGTATCTTCTGCTCTCTTCCTTCTGCATTCAGGCGTTTCAAAAACTGCCGCGTATGCTCAAGAGAGTTTTTTGTTGTAAACTTTGGAAGACTGTAAATATAATCTTCTGCTTCCTGATAATTCATGTCGTTCTCCCAACAAACCACTTATTCTGTCTTCTCCTGTTTCTGATCTGCTGCCTGATCTTTACCGGCCTCTCCTTCAGCAGCCTCCTTATCGGAAATTTCCTCCTCGGCATTCTCTGCTGTCTCTTCTGTCTGTTCCACAAGTTTTCCGTCGTAATATACATAAGCCGCAGACGTTCGAAAGATTGTATTGCTGGAACCTACCTGACTGATTTCAACAACATCTCCTTCTTTCAGAGTACTTTCTTTCAAATCAATCCTTGTATTATTTAAAAATGTGGATTTTTGTTTTTCACCATTGATATAAACCTTACTGTATTTTGTAAAATGATCTCCGTAAATACTGTAAGCACCATCTAAATGCGAAACAAGATCAGTGATATAAACGTCTTTCACACCCATTTCCATGTAGCCTCCGATCTTCGGAGTCTCTCCCTGGTAAATGTATCCTTCTCCGTAAAGCATATCATACTGCAGAAGTTCCAGGTCTGACAGATAGTTTTTCGTCTGTCTTCTCTGCTGATGATAGTTAAACACAGAACCTGTATGGAAACCGACTCTGTCAAATACATCTGCCATGATCTGATATGCCGGGATATTCCGGTCTGACTTTTTAAGTCCCATATTATCCCAGATAACATAGTTCGTATTATAGAGATAACGGCTCTTTAAATCTTTTACTTCCAGACCTAATGTCGGCAGATGGTCTCCATAAAAGACAACAACGGTAGGCTCATCACGCTTCTTTACTTCTTCAATCAAATGTCCTGCAAATGCATCCATCTCATACACCTGATTCACATAATATTCCCACTTATTTTTTGTCGCCTCATCTTCAATTCCACTCAGTTTGATATGCGGATCTTCCAATACCGGTTCTTCCGGATAATCTCCATGCCCCTGTACACTGACACAAAATACAAAGTCTCTCTCTTCGTCAGAATCCATCGCCTCTGTAATCTGATCTACAAGGATATCATCCTTCGCCCAGCCATTTTCTGTAAACTGAAGAATATTCATAAATTCTTTGCTTGTAAAACTGTCAAATCCCATGTTGTTATAAACTTTTGCGCGACTATAGAAATTACCGCCATTATTGTGAAGCGCATGCGTTCCATAGCCAAGCATTTTCAGCGCTGATGCCGCACTTTCACACTGTTTCTCTTTGACATAGGTTTTATACGGGTATTCTCCCGGTCCAAAATAACGCATATTCATCCCCGTCAGTACCTCAAATTCTGTATTCGCGGTTCCGGCTCCTACAGACGGTACTTTAAAGTATCCGGAAGAATAGTTTTTAGACATTTCTCTAAGATTTGGAATCGGGTCTTCTGAAGTCTCAAAAAATTCTACCTCCAACGGGTCAAAATAAGATTCCAGCTGTACTACAATAATATTCGGACGTTCTTTCGTGTCCGCACTTGCCATCGTCATTTCACCCTTTTTGCTGATCTTATCCATCTTCGCCTCAGAATATCCGTTTGGCTGATGAATTCCTGTATTAAACAGGCTGGCGCTAAAACAATATGGAAAACCATAGTCCTCATATGCAAATGCAATATTTCCAAAATAAGTAGAAATCACTCGGTTATCAATTGCATACTTTGTCACTACACTGTAGCCAAGAGCGCAGCATCCAATTCCGATCAGCGCCATCCAACGGTGCAGTTTTCCTGTGAACTGTCCCCCTCGTCTCCACATTGCAACAACCCAGACGATTACGGCTCCGATCCCTACAATCAGCATCACAAGCTCCAGCGGATCAAAATAATTATTCATGATCGCCATTGCTTCTGCCATAACCTTCAAATCCTGAGCATTAAACGGCGTGACACGCTTGATCAGCATATAGCCATTTGTCACACCTAAAGCCATCCAGAACACCGTCAGGATAATTCTGGCAAACACTCGTCTTCTTACGAGATATACAATCGAGAATGTAATAAAGATTAAAAACGCATTATATAAAAATACCCACGGTGATCCTGTCATATAATCCCATGCTTCCATGAAGGAATGTCTTGAGATTACTTCGATAAAAAAGTTGATCACACAGGCTAACAGTGCGTGCATAAGAATCGAAATCCGATTCATAAACCGGTATACCGGCTGCATTTTTTTTGCAAACGCACTGTTTCTGCGCTTTTCTAAAATCATTTCCCGTCTGACTTTTCTTTGATGAAGATATTCTTTCACATCTTCTTTTTTCAGATTTCTTACCTTGCTCCACATTCCTTTGATATCTGGTTTATGAAATTTTTTCATGTATGAAACCTCTCATCAAATCATCAGTAAAACACATTATTTGCGAAGCTGTCCAAGTCTTTCCTGAACCTGCTCCATCATCTGTGCATATTTTGCAAGTTTCGCTTTCTCTTCGTCTACTTTTGCCTGCGGCGCCTTACTCATAAACTTCTCATTGTTCAGCATTCCATTGACACGAGCCAGCTCCTTTTTCAGCTTCTCTTCTTCTTTCTCAAGGCGGGCAATCTCCTGTTCAAAGTCAATGAGATCCTCAAGCGGCATGTAAACGCTGGCATCCGGAACTACAATCGATACAGCATCTTCGGCAATTCCTTCTTTCACTGCAGTTACAATCATCTCACTTGCACTCATAAGCGGCAGTACAGAATGATTCATATGTTCAAAACCGTTTCTGAGTTCCTCATCCGCACAAACTACATATACTTTTGCTTTGCGGCTTGCCGGAACATTCATCTCAGCTCTTGTATTTCGAACACTGCGGATAATTTCTTTCATATGATCCACAATATTTTCTGCTTCTGTATCACACAGTGCTTCATCACATACCGGCCAGGAGGACATCATCAGAGATTCCTCTTCCGGTACAAGTGCACTGTAGATTTCTTCTGTTACAAACGGCATATATGGATGAAGCAGCTTCAGTGCATCTCCCAATACTTTCTTCAATGTCCAAAGCGCACTGTTTGCAGATACCGGATTCTCTTCTGCGTGGTACATACGATATTTTACAAGCTCAATATACCAGTCACAGAATTCATCCCAGATAAAATCATATACTTTCTGAACTGCAATACCAAGTTCAAACTTGTCCATATTCTCTGTTACATCTTTTGCAAGTGTATTCACTTTTGATAAGATCCAACGATCTGCTGCCTCAAGTTCTTCTCTTGACGGTTCTGTAATTTCTTTGCCTTCCATATTCATCATGATAAATCTTGACGCATTCCATACTTTGTTGGCAAAGTTACGGCTGTTTTCCACACGTTCTTCATAGAAACGCATATCGTTCCCTGCTGAGTTTCCTGTTACGATTGTCAGACGAAGCGCATCTGCTCCATATTTGTCGATCACATCAAGCGGATCAATTCCATTTCCAAGAGATTTGCTCATCTTGCGTCCCTGAGAGTCGCGGATCAGTCCGTGGAACAATACTGTATGGAACGGAGCTTTACCTGTATATTCATAACCTGAGAAAATCATACGGATTACCCAGAAGAAAATGATATCGTACCCTGTTACAAGAACATCTGTCGGATAGAAATAATCAAGATCTTCTGTTTTCTCCGGCCATCCAAGTGTAGAGAATGGCCACAGTGCAGAACTGAACCATGTATCAAGCGTATCCTCATCCTGTGTGAAATGTGTGCATCCACAATGTGGACATTTCTCAGGCATCTCATGTGCTACAACAACTTCGCCGCATTCGTCACAGTAATATGCCGGAATTCTGTGTCCCCACCAGATCTGTCTGGAAATACACCAGTCGCGGATACCGTTCAGCCAGTTCATATATGTTTTATTCATACTTTCCGGAATCAGACGGATTTCTCCTGATTCAACTGCATGAATACAGTGTTTTGCCAGATC
This genomic window contains:
- a CDS encoding tetratricopeptide repeat protein, which produces MEYQKRLIRQSNYWYNDGLKKAQIRDLSGAIASLRRSLQYNRANTQARNLLGLVYYGRGEVSEALVEWIISKSFQAHENIAEYYIRKVQDSAGQLETINDAVKKYNQSITHCFQGNEDVAVIELRKAVTEHPSFVKAFQLLGLIYLHTGQPAKAKQMLRRAQRLDTTDPLTLRYLHELKLFGNGKQAGQREEKEKTVTYQVGNETIIQPAASVMKDMPPSMMIMNIFVGILIGAAFVWFLVVPTVNAAKASNVTRTAAAYSQEIAAQKAQVSALKTQLEEYRADQDETEAAKAAAASAQESYEALLKVSDQYASGDYSYADMAEVLRTVNASVLGETGSADYTRLAGKIYPSVCSKLYSEAANYHADENSEGEIAALEEIIAMTEDYKDGDALLALADAYLASGNTEKAKEKYNRVIELYPDTEQADLAAGGLSGTPAGIFSSGDSSSDSEDSYDSYDYEEE
- a CDS encoding bifunctional folylpolyglutamate synthase/dihydrofolate synthase — protein: MNYQEAEDYIYSLPKFTTKNSLEHTRQFLKRLNAEGREQKILHIAGTNGKGSVCAYLQALLLSEGKTVGMFTSPHLVKMNERICVNGQAVADEVFLESFERVRNAVKKMQEEGIAHPTFFEFLFGMGMDIFAESGVEYIILETGLGGRLDATNAIGNPVISIITSISLDHTEILGETMTEIAAEKAGIIKPGVPVIFDGNCEEGAKVIRDRVRELGAPCREITKNAYEIQKTAGKDIAFSSVSAYYETTVWHLSTTALYQPMNAMLALEAMRSLWKEEKHLDRWQKALAGVHWAGRMEEVKPEIFLDGAHNLGAVKAFAESVSAKEKRGKRVILFSAVQDKDYEHMIRLLAGAGCADVFVITEIKDQRAASPEELCRIFKEETDCPVKVIEDYQQAFSYACKEKGENGELYCLGSLYLIGMLKELLGGK
- a CDS encoding LTA synthase family protein translates to MKKFHKPDIKGMWSKVRNLKKEDVKEYLHQRKVRREMILEKRRNSAFAKKMQPVYRFMNRISILMHALLACVINFFIEVISRHSFMEAWDYMTGSPWVFLYNAFLIFITFSIVYLVRRRVFARIILTVFWMALGVTNGYMLIKRVTPFNAQDLKVMAEAMAIMNNYFDPLELVMLIVGIGAVIVWVVAMWRRGGQFTGKLHRWMALIGIGCCALGYSVVTKYAIDNRVISTYFGNIAFAYEDYGFPYCFSASLFNTGIHQPNGYSEAKMDKISKKGEMTMASADTKERPNIIVVQLESYFDPLEVEFFETSEDPIPNLREMSKNYSSGYFKVPSVGAGTANTEFEVLTGMNMRYFGPGEYPYKTYVKEKQCESAASALKMLGYGTHALHNNGGNFYSRAKVYNNMGFDSFTSKEFMNILQFTENGWAKDDILVDQITEAMDSDEERDFVFCVSVQGHGDYPEEPVLEDPHIKLSGIEDEATKNKWEYYVNQVYEMDAFAGHLIEEVKKRDEPTVVVFYGDHLPTLGLEVKDLKSRYLYNTNYVIWDNMGLKKSDRNIPAYQIMADVFDRVGFHTGSVFNYHQQRRQTKNYLSDLELLQYDMLYGEGYIYQGETPKIGGYMEMGVKDVYITDLVSHLDGAYSIYGDHFTKYSKVYINGEKQKSTFLNNTRIDLKESTLKEGDVVEISQVGSSNTIFRTSAAYVYYDGKLVEQTEETAENAEEEISDKEAAEGEAGKDQAADQKQEKTE
- a CDS encoding valine--tRNA ligase; protein product: MSKVLEKTYNPKEIEPKLYEKWCENKYFHAEVDRSKKPFTTVMPPPNITGKLHMGHAFDNTLQDILIRYKRMQGYNALWVPGTDHAAIATEVKVTNQLKDQGIDKHEIGREAFLQKTWEWKEEYAGTIENQLKKLGVSCDWDRERFTMDEGCSKAVEDVFIKLYEKGYIYKGSRIVNWCPVCQTALSDAEVEHEEQAGHFWHIKYPIVGTDRFLEIATTRPETMLGDTAIAVHPDDERYKDIVGKMVLLPLVNKEIPIVADAYVDKEFGTGAVKITPAHDPNDFEVGKRHNLPEINIMNDDATINELGGKYAGMERYEARKAIVKDLEEQGYLVKIEEHTHNVGTHERCHATVEPLIKQQWYVKMEDLAKHCIHAVESGEIRLIPESMNKTYMNWLNGIRDWCISRQIWWGHRIPAYYCDECGEVVVAHEMPEKCPHCGCTHFTQDEDTLDTWFSSALWPFSTLGWPEKTEDLDYFYPTDVLVTGYDIIFFWVIRMIFSGYEYTGKAPFHTVLFHGLIRDSQGRKMSKSLGNGIDPLDVIDKYGADALRLTIVTGNSAGNDMRFYEERVENSRNFANKVWNASRFIMMNMEGKEITEPSREELEAADRWILSKVNTLAKDVTENMDKFELGIAVQKVYDFIWDEFCDWYIELVKYRMYHAEENPVSANSALWTLKKVLGDALKLLHPYMPFVTEEIYSALVPEEESLMMSSWPVCDEALCDTEAENIVDHMKEIIRSVRNTRAEMNVPASRKAKVYVVCADEELRNGFEHMNHSVLPLMSASEMIVTAVKEGIAEDAVSIVVPDASVYMPLEDLIDFEQEIARLEKEEEKLKKELARVNGMLNNEKFMSKAPQAKVDEEKAKLAKYAQMMEQVQERLGQLRK